The DNA sequence AATGTTTACGAGACTGGgcttctttatatatatatatatattatttaaaatattatatatatgtattacagTTATATGTGTATTAGAAGTCATTAGTTtacattctttttttctatatataaaAAGACTTTAGCTTTTTTGTGTGATGTGCTGAATGATCCATTGTTTATGAATGGGGcccatctatatatatatatatacacagtgagtccaagaagtatttgatcccttgctgattttcttcgttggcccactaataaagacatgatcattctatacttttaatggtagatgtattcttacatggagagacagaatattaaaaagaaaatccagaaaataaatctaaggaatatatattaattgatttgtatttcatggagtgaaataagtatttgatcccttagtattcattagcagttctggcttttacagaccagttagacactcccaatcaacttgttacctgacctgaagccacctgttctcactaatcacttgtgtgaaaaacacctgtccacagaatcagacagatcacacagatttcaagtctccaacatgggtaaaaccaaagagctgtcacaggacctcagagtcagaattgttgaccttcacaaagctggaatgggctacaaaaagattagtaaggtgttggatgtgaaagtaacaactattggtgcaatcatcagaaagtttaaagagtataacatgacaatcaacagacctcggcccggtgctccaaagaagatttcgcctcgtggggtggcaatgatgctgagaacagtcagaaatcgtcctgcaaccactcggcaggagttagcaaatgacctgaaggcagctgggaccacagtttgcaaggaaacaattggcaacactttgcgcaacaatggattcacatcctgcagtgcccgaaaggtacccctgctgaagagagcacatgtggaggcgcgcctcaagtatgccaatgatcatttgaaagatgaaccaagttattgggagaaggttttgtggtcagacgagaccaaaattgaactttttggcctcaactccacccgccatgtgtggaggaagaaaaatgctgcctatgaccccaagaacactgtgcccaccgtcaagcatggaggtggaagcataatgttttgggggtgtttctctgccaagggtacagggctacttcaccgcatcactgggaagatggatggagccatgtaccgcacaatcctgagggacaacctcctcccctctgccagggatctgaaaatgggccgtggttgggtcttccaacatgatgacgaccctaaacatacagcaaaggcaacaaaggattggctcaagaaaaatcacattaaggtcatggagtggcccagccagtcgccagacctcaatccgatcgaaaatctatggagggagctgaaggtcagagttgccaagcgacagcccaccaaccttcatgatttagagaggatctgcaaagaagagtgggccaaaattccccctggtgtgtgtgctaaacttgtggttaactacaacaaacgtctcaccgctgtgcttgcaaacaaaggctttgccactaagtattgagtgtgtttggcaagagggatcaaatacttattttcctcattgaaatacaaattaattaaaatatattctttaaaattatattctggatttttgtcttgatattctgtctctccatgttagaatatatctaccattaaaagtgcagaaggatagtgtctttattagtgggcaaacaaagaaaatcagcaagggatcaaatacttcttggactcactgtatatatatatatatatataaattctgtaaaggaaatatatatatatatcatttttgaAAAACATAATTAGCAATAATAATGTCAAGACAATTTTTACGAGACTGGGCTTCtttagaaataaatatatataacatatatatttaacataacataaaataacatatatatattatatatgtattacaGTTATATGTGTATTAGAAGACATTAGTTtacattctttttttctatataaaaaaagactAGGTTGTGGATTTCCTACCATCACTCCACAGCTGGTCTTTTGATGCACTTTAAATACACTAATGTGAACAGTTCATTTGCAGTAAAGATCTGAGTGCTAATGACCCTGAATAAGTCCATGATCAGCAGGACTATATGGTTAAACACCAGAACGTCACTGTTCTCTCATGGCTGATGTGTGCTCCCCTGTCAGTCTTTGCTTCCATAGATttgacataaataaaaaaagtgttacCATTAAAAACTCTTTACAGAAATGACAGTGTGTCGTGGTGATGACAGTAATATATagttaaaaataatgtataaagtatagttataaatatataaatgttggAGCAGAGCAGTTTAAAAGTTGAGGGCAAGGCTAAAGTAGCAAAGTAATGATACATCGTGgaaatcagaatgatgtttttagTGTTGCagtaaatatcaatatatttcAATTATTTTGCAGCATTGCATTTCTAACATGAATTTATAATCtggcaacataaaagtcctcCTAACTGAAGAATCACCCAAATCTGGatgtatgcatttatttatttatattcattcAGATAAACTTTAGCTCTGCTCAATGGTTCTGGAAGCATATCTGGCCATTTCGACTCCCCAGAAAACGACTGCCCGTTACCCAGGATGTCTAGAATTGATGATGTGATGAAGCTGTGCTGTGAGCTCTCTGCAGACCAACAAGTAAAGACTGCAGTGAAGCACTCTGGAAAAGGTGCATTGACTGCTGGAGGACTTGCTTTTGCCGGTGGTCTGGTTGGTGGTCCACTTGGCATTGCAGTCGGTGAGTATCAGTCAGGGCACAACTGGCAGCAGTAGAATTACTATCACTCCTGTTCACAGTCTCAGAGCTTTGTCTGAACTGATCTGTGTTGCCTGTCGAAAGGTGGAGCGGTTGGAGGACTGCTGGGATGCTGGATGACAACTGGCCAGTTCAAACCTCTGCCTCAGATCATCATGGAAATGACAACCGAGCAGCAGCAGAGACTCTATGAAGACATCATGGCCATCTTGGGGTCTTTAAACTGGACTGATGTGGCCCAGTTAACCGCCATAGTGATGGGGAACGCGTCGCTGCAGCAGCAGGTGACCGCTGCTTTACTGAACTATGTTCACAAGGAGCTTCAAGCAGAGGTTCATTATGTGGACTGACGAGAAGGTCTCGGAAGATCTTGGAAACAAGACCCCTTTATTCAGGACATTCATGGCCAGACTGAAAAAGGGTCAGTTTCATTTCTGTAAAGACTCAACTTATTTATTTGATCAAATTTAATTTATGTGCTGTTAATCCATGATGGCAAGGGTGACTGAATCACGTAGGGAGAGTTCCTGACTGTTTAGGAGACCGAACAGGACAGTGGAACCTAAAAATGCTTGACCAtgaagataaataaattaatcGCTGGACCTTCGCAACCAAAATCTATCAAATTAGATGCCGAAGTCAGACCGATGTAAACAAACCCCCCACTCTGATTGGTTTTCACCTGTATCTGACAGTATTTGGGGCAAGAGGCCGCTCCCATGTCCACACCAGTGTGGTCCCGACCAGAGGACACAGTAAGGGTGGGTTCCTCAACACCTCAAAACTAAAGGTACTTCAAATGGTTTTTTGAGCAGTtcccatagaagaacctctctcttacaaacatggttccttatgATGCCAAAAGATAACATAtgagggcctgtttacacctggcatttacAGCTAACCGTTTTTGGTGGCTGGATCACATTCGGATTTCACTTGTTTTCATGAAAAGCCgagtgtaaacacccccaagatgCATTTTGATCAGATTATGGTCAGATCATTCAAACCACgttcagaggtggtcagagatggatgTCAGGTGGAAATACACCCCTCAATAAAACGTGAATatgagtaataattactgtggagcttgacttctctctctgtcttgtacTTACTGGTAAGCGggagcagtattacagagtttgttccctGGCCGTTTAAATAGTTCATTGCATTTTCTGGAGGCTGTTCGGTGAATGTGAGAACTATCTGTTGTTCCACCGCATCTTAGAGACTCCtctgttcctctaaactgttcacagccTCTCAGAGCAGAGAGGACAGTTTTGATGAGAAAccattgtttacaggaagtaaacagtttttaaagtagatccagatactattcagatacaaaacacatgataatggcaggtgtaaacgggCCCTGAGTGTACAAcggacaaaatgagaaatcgGAAACCCTGCAGCCTTGCAGTCATCAAGTGTACCAACTAACGTGGACTGCAGGACTGAAAGTGCACCATTTACACAAGGCAAAATCTGCAGTTTCCTGGAAACTGAAGCCACTCATGAAGAAAACACACTTTTCCCATTTTTGCACACATTTCTGATCCAGGAATGTTCAATaggtttaaaaaatataagGTAAGTGACCCAACAATCACTGTATCTTCAAGAAAGTCAGCGGTGCAGCTCCCCTTCTGATCCTGCCTGAGACACAAGCATCAATACTCAACATAGTCGCCAGCATTCGCAAAGGGAAACCAGCCCAGATAAGTGCAAACACCGATGACAACGACCCACAAACGACTGACAACATGGTCTTTGTCATGCACTGGGTGCCAGAGCTCAGACAAGTCCATGCTAGCCTCAGCTGCGATCTATCACCATCCCGATTCTGTAAGTGGACGAACAGCCCCCTTTTGTCCTCCAAGAATATCACCTGAATTGATCTCCATTTTGGACAAGGCCAGGACGCCTGCAGAAGCGCTCTTTGAGTAGACAAACTGAGTGACCACCGTCACTTAGCCGCAGATACCCCACCAAAGCAGTGGGTGCCGTGGTCAAGTAGGAGAAAGCCCTGTAGTCTTCGCTGTTGTCTGGAGAAGACGTCTTGGGGGTCCATCACCTCAGTGTGGGCAAAGCTGCAAAGAAAGTGTTCAGAGAAAGTGTCAACAATAAAagttaattaaaaaacattataGAAAGTACAGCTCTGCATATAAGCTCAGAGATAGAAACAtgtatgtattaatatatatatatatatgacaattCCTCCTGAAAACTGATCCTCACATGAACATATCATAACATATTTTTAAGCTGTAAACAGAATATTTATAAACAGCAGATCAAAGGGAGATGGAAGTTTATGTGATACAGATTATTTGATGCTATTATTTAAatggtggggcagtggtggctagagcaccgggctattgataacagggttgtgggttcgattcccgggctcggcaagctgccactgttgggcccttgagcaaggccctttaccatctctgctccccgggcgctggagttgtctgcccaccgctctgggtgggtgtgtgtgtactcactgcccctagctcactagtatgcgtgtgtgttcactaccacagatgggttaaatgcagaggacacatttcactgtacagtgacaaatacgtgcacctttacctagaAATACCATATGATACACTGCCCAAGAACATGCTGAGAGGATCTGGGTATTAGCTTGGGTCTGTCTTGGTACTGGATTGAAACGAGTGGGATCACATATtcctaataattataataatttcacaCTACAACATCTCGAGGGGTTTGGGAAGGCTAGAAAGGAAATTAGttcattgtatttttttttactgttaattTTTAGTCCGGATAAATGCTGGGGATTTTCTGGAGATCACATGTTTTTCTCAGGACTTTAAAACAAATTGTTTTGTGAAGATCACAActtatatttgttttttctcAGGAAATGTAAGTTGTTATTACTAGATAACAGagtaaaatacagaaaattaAAGTATGGCCTTTCTGGTAAGAGAGAGATGAACACAACAAGTCTctgctatttttttattacttatttttattttttattacttatttttattttttattattataaaaactattatttatgttattattataagaatGTCCTCTTGGGGTTGTTAGTTTTTGAGACATGTCTGTGTCTGGGACTGACACTCCACTGCCTCAGAGCCCCACAGCCATCAAAACCGTGTCAGGTTCCCCTTcaatatctttatttatttcatattcatCCATCGAaatgtgctgtgctgtgttttaACAGACTCTGGCACTTTTCTGGGTGTAAATCAGGCAGCTGACAGCTGCACCTTCCCCTGTCAGCCGGCCGTTAGCTTGTTAGCATCAGGCTAACGGAGCCTCCCTGCGGCTCAACGCCGCCTGTCCGCCGCTCACAGCTCCGGCCACTACAGCCTTCACCTGCCCGAACAGGAGAAACCCGTCGTGtacagagaggaggagaggaggagaggggtgAGAAACAGCCCCTCAGCCCCGGCTAAAGACGCCATGCTCAGCAGAGCTCCACCCTCCCACACCGCGGTGCTGTAAGGGGCCTTTCGCAGACGGAGACCGTGGACGGAGGAGGCCGGAGGAGGCCGGAGGAAGCCGGATCATAATTCGAGCTTGATCAAGTCATTAGTTTGGAGAGTGAATAGAATTATAAATCAGAAGACAAAAAAGTTTAGATCAAAAAACGTTTAGATTTCCGTAAGATATGAAAGAAAATAGCTTAAGTATAAGTATCTACGTATAATTCAGTACAGGCAGTCCTGGCGGACACAGCTCAGCTGTCGGGGCCTGGCGGTgtgtccagcagcagcagcagcagcagcagcagcaggatggGCGCAGGGCTCCAGTCTAATGATGAGGTTAATTCGTAGGAAGGTGGCGGTAGTTGTGGTTTTGGCTTATGTGTTTTTTTCGCTGTATGCTGCGTACAGCGTGTTTTTCAGTAGGAGGGTTATTTCGCGTGTGCACCGAGTGGTGAAGAAGGGCTCAGCAGGTGCGTGAAGCTGCATGATAGAGATCCCAGCGAACGTCAGATAGATGTGGGCTGGAGTCACTTtttgcacacatacagacacacatctgTATAATACAtgtcttaaaatattaaaaagagaaaaaaaatattcctGAATTATCtcctgattttttttcatttattttttccatagtttcttttttttttaaagaaaaaactcTTAATAAACATTTGTAGTCGTTacatgacatatatatatatatatatatcaaataattGCTAGGAAATGAGTGTACtgtttatttgacattttgactaattaaaaaaaaaaaaaaattatatatatatatatatata is a window from the Salminus brasiliensis chromosome 13, fSalBra1.hap2, whole genome shotgun sequence genome containing:
- the LOC140574755 gene encoding protein C19orf12 homolog isoform X1; translation: MSRIDDVMKLCCELSADQQVKTAVKHSGKGALTAGGLAFAGGLVGGPLGIAVGGAVGGLLGCWMTTGQFKPLPQIIMEMTTEQQQRLYEDIMAILGSLNWTDVAQLTAIVMGNASLQQQVTAALLNYVHKELQAEVHYVD
- the LOC140574755 gene encoding protein C19orf12 homolog isoform X2, which translates into the protein MTTGQFKPLPQIIMEMTTEQQQRLYEDIMAILGSLNWTDVAQLTAIVMGNASLQQQVTAALLNYVHKELQAEVHYVD